The Bacillus sp. Marseille-Q1617 genome has a segment encoding these proteins:
- the gltB gene encoding glutamate synthase large subunit: MKNNLPVAQGLYDPAHEHEACGIGMIANIDGKKSHNIVQNAINILCNLEHRGGQSADTSTGDGAGILTQIPHRFFKKQCEKEDIHLPGEGEYGVGMVFLPEHYDSRMQSKELFERIIEEEGQKTLGWRPVPINDSFVGKVASKSKPFIRQVFIGASDDMQTRMDFERKLYVIRKRIEKETSQIEELKDVYLCSLSSTTIVYKGMLIPEQLDSFYIDLNHPEFQSALALVHSRFSTNTFPSWQRSHPNRYTIHNGEFNTLRGNVNWMRAREQLCHSSAFSEEDLEKILPVIDETGSDSSMFDNAFEFLHLSGRSLAHTAMMMVPEPWENDDTIHPKKKDFYEYHSCLMEPWDGPAALVFTDGKQIGACLDRNGLRPARYYVTKNGMIVLGSEVGALDIFADDIVYKDRLQPGKMLLVDLEKGRMIPDEEIKLRVANEQPYRHWLNNHKKELKDLPEAPYGSEIYTSEEVLVQQQAFGYTTEEINKIIKPMVTDGKDPVGSMGYDSPLAVLSKKPQLLFNYFKQLFAQVTNPPIDAIREQIVTSVGTTIGAEGNLVDPGPESCRHIRLETPVLTTEELERLRYQNEDGFKAVTLSTLFNVTEEEDQLEGALDKLFARADIAIKEGATLLILSDRGVTQERAAIPALLAVSGLHQHLIRQRIRTKVSLLVESGEPREVHHFATLLGYGAEAITPYLAYESLRDLVNKGELQQTTHREAVKTYVKAATDGVMKVLSKMGISTIQSYRGAQIFEAIGIHKEVIDKYFTRTASRLGGIKLDIIEKEVLMRHRKAFVDRKDHNRSLESGDEFQYRKNGEDHQYNPNTIHTLQHACRTNNFETFKKYSKMLTDEKQNLQSLRGLLSFKERQPVPLEEVESVEEICKRFKTGAMSFGSISQEAHEALAIAMNRIGGRSNSGEGGEHPNRFTRDENGDLRRSSIKQVASGRFGVTSHYLVNADEIQIKVAQGAKPGEGGHLPGKKVYPWVAEVRGSTPGVELISPPPHHDIYSIEDLAELIHNLKNANPQARISVKLVSAVGVGTIAAGVAKGRADVVLISGYDGGTGAAPRTSLKHTGLPWEIGLAEAHQTLLLNRLRDRIVVETDGKMMTGRDVVVASLLGAEEFGFSTAPLVVLGCVMMRVCHMNTCPVGIATQDPELRKKYMGDPEHVANFMRFVAQEARELMAELGFRTINEMIGRTDVLQTNEAIDHWKAKGLDLSALLYQPDVPEKVSRYAVRAQDHELEKTFDYQELIPRCRKAIENKEPIEVSTAIRNINRVTGTMLGSEITKRYGSEGLPEDTIRLKFTGSAGQSFGAYIPKGLTLRLVGDANDFVGKGLSGGKIIVHPDPTSTFVPERNTIIGNVSFYGASAGEAYIYGIAGERFCVRNSGANVVVEGVGDHGCEYMTGGKVVILGRTGRNFAAGMSGGTAYVLDEDGSFNSRCNKELVLLQPLFDPEETKEVYDLIQNYVNYTNSANGKKILANWDAYVSKFVRVIPKSYLKMKERISELESSGLEKYEAEMTAFEESTKILEPVK; this comes from the coding sequence ATGAAAAATAATCTTCCTGTGGCGCAGGGATTGTATGATCCGGCGCATGAACATGAAGCATGCGGTATTGGGATGATTGCCAATATAGATGGCAAAAAGTCACACAATATCGTCCAAAACGCCATTAATATCCTTTGTAACCTTGAACACCGCGGAGGACAATCCGCCGATACAAGCACTGGTGACGGTGCAGGTATCCTTACCCAGATTCCTCACAGATTTTTCAAAAAACAATGTGAAAAAGAAGATATCCATCTGCCTGGTGAAGGCGAATACGGAGTAGGGATGGTCTTCCTTCCCGAACATTATGACTCCCGGATGCAGAGTAAAGAATTGTTTGAACGCATCATTGAAGAAGAAGGACAGAAGACGCTTGGATGGAGACCAGTACCAATCAATGATTCCTTCGTAGGGAAAGTCGCTTCAAAATCGAAGCCGTTTATCAGACAAGTGTTCATAGGTGCATCTGATGACATGCAGACCCGGATGGATTTTGAAAGAAAGCTCTATGTCATCCGAAAACGTATCGAGAAAGAAACATCACAGATTGAGGAATTAAAGGATGTATACTTGTGCAGCTTGTCTTCCACAACCATAGTATACAAAGGAATGCTCATTCCCGAGCAGCTGGACTCCTTTTACATCGACCTCAATCACCCTGAGTTCCAATCCGCACTGGCACTGGTGCATTCCCGCTTCAGTACGAATACATTTCCGAGCTGGCAGCGATCACACCCTAACCGATATACCATCCACAATGGAGAATTTAATACACTGAGAGGAAACGTCAATTGGATGAGAGCGCGTGAACAACTGTGCCATTCCTCGGCCTTCAGTGAAGAAGACCTGGAGAAAATCCTCCCGGTCATCGATGAGACGGGCAGTGACTCATCCATGTTCGATAACGCATTTGAATTTCTTCATCTGTCCGGAAGGTCGCTCGCTCATACAGCGATGATGATGGTGCCGGAACCTTGGGAAAATGATGATACGATCCATCCGAAGAAAAAGGATTTCTACGAATATCACAGCTGCCTGATGGAGCCGTGGGACGGACCGGCGGCACTTGTGTTCACTGACGGTAAACAAATAGGTGCATGCCTTGACCGTAACGGCCTGAGACCTGCAAGGTATTATGTCACGAAAAATGGCATGATTGTCCTTGGTTCTGAAGTAGGGGCCCTCGATATCTTTGCTGATGATATCGTCTACAAAGATCGCCTTCAGCCTGGAAAGATGCTCCTTGTCGATTTGGAAAAAGGAAGAATGATCCCGGATGAAGAGATCAAACTGAGAGTGGCAAACGAGCAGCCGTACAGACATTGGCTGAACAACCATAAAAAAGAATTGAAGGATCTGCCTGAAGCGCCATACGGTTCGGAGATCTACACTTCTGAGGAAGTGCTCGTCCAGCAGCAGGCATTTGGTTATACCACAGAGGAAATCAATAAAATCATCAAACCGATGGTGACGGATGGAAAAGATCCGGTCGGATCGATGGGGTACGATTCTCCTCTTGCTGTCCTGTCGAAAAAGCCGCAGCTTCTTTTTAACTATTTCAAGCAGCTGTTTGCTCAGGTAACCAATCCGCCGATCGATGCGATACGCGAACAGATCGTTACGTCTGTCGGAACAACCATCGGAGCGGAAGGGAATCTGGTCGATCCCGGTCCTGAAAGCTGCAGGCATATCCGTCTGGAAACGCCTGTCCTTACTACAGAAGAGCTTGAAAGACTGCGTTATCAGAATGAAGATGGATTCAAGGCGGTCACTTTATCGACCTTGTTTAACGTTACGGAAGAAGAAGACCAGCTTGAAGGCGCGTTGGATAAGTTATTCGCCAGAGCTGACATTGCCATCAAAGAAGGAGCCACCCTGCTGATCTTATCTGACAGAGGGGTGACGCAAGAGCGTGCAGCCATCCCTGCCCTCCTTGCGGTTTCCGGTCTGCACCAGCACCTTATCCGTCAGCGAATACGAACCAAGGTCAGCCTTCTCGTTGAATCCGGAGAGCCTAGGGAAGTTCATCACTTTGCTACACTCCTCGGATACGGGGCCGAAGCCATCACTCCTTACTTGGCTTATGAATCCCTGCGTGACCTTGTCAATAAAGGGGAGCTTCAGCAAACGACACATAGAGAAGCTGTTAAGACATATGTGAAGGCTGCGACAGATGGCGTCATGAAGGTACTTTCTAAAATGGGAATTTCAACGATCCAGAGTTACCGAGGTGCCCAGATCTTTGAAGCCATCGGTATTCACAAGGAAGTAATCGATAAATACTTCACGCGCACAGCTTCAAGATTAGGCGGAATCAAGCTCGATATCATTGAAAAAGAAGTGCTGATGAGACACCGAAAGGCATTTGTAGACAGGAAGGATCACAACCGTTCGCTTGAATCAGGTGACGAGTTCCAATACCGTAAAAATGGTGAAGATCACCAATATAATCCAAATACGATTCATACCCTTCAGCATGCATGCAGAACGAACAATTTCGAAACGTTCAAGAAATATTCCAAGATGCTGACGGATGAAAAACAAAACCTCCAATCTCTGCGCGGACTGCTTTCCTTTAAAGAAAGGCAGCCGGTTCCATTAGAGGAAGTTGAATCGGTGGAAGAGATCTGTAAGAGATTCAAGACAGGTGCGATGTCATTCGGTTCAATCAGTCAGGAAGCCCACGAAGCCCTGGCGATTGCCATGAACCGCATCGGAGGTCGAAGCAACTCGGGTGAAGGCGGAGAGCATCCTAACCGTTTCACGCGTGATGAAAATGGAGACCTGCGCCGCAGCTCGATCAAGCAGGTTGCATCAGGACGATTCGGTGTGACGAGCCACTACCTTGTCAACGCAGATGAAATCCAGATAAAAGTCGCTCAAGGCGCGAAGCCCGGCGAAGGCGGACATCTGCCTGGTAAAAAGGTTTACCCGTGGGTAGCAGAGGTGCGGGGATCGACTCCTGGCGTAGAGCTTATTTCACCGCCTCCTCACCATGACATCTATTCAATCGAGGATCTTGCAGAATTGATTCATAATTTGAAAAACGCAAATCCACAAGCGCGGATCAGCGTGAAACTGGTTTCGGCTGTAGGGGTTGGGACGATTGCTGCAGGTGTCGCAAAAGGCCGTGCGGATGTTGTGCTTATTTCTGGATATGATGGAGGAACGGGTGCTGCCCCAAGAACGAGCTTGAAACATACCGGCCTCCCATGGGAAATCGGACTGGCAGAAGCCCATCAAACCCTGCTGTTAAACCGACTTCGTGACCGTATTGTCGTTGAGACAGACGGGAAAATGATGACGGGACGTGATGTGGTTGTAGCTTCCCTCTTGGGAGCGGAAGAATTCGGTTTTTCAACTGCACCGCTTGTTGTCCTTGGCTGCGTCATGATGCGTGTCTGTCATATGAATACGTGTCCTGTCGGCATTGCAACACAGGACCCTGAGCTTCGCAAGAAATACATGGGGGACCCTGAGCATGTGGCGAATTTCATGCGATTTGTTGCACAGGAAGCGAGAGAGCTGATGGCAGAGCTAGGTTTCAGAACGATCAATGAAATGATTGGAAGAACCGATGTATTGCAAACGAATGAGGCAATCGATCATTGGAAAGCGAAAGGACTCGATCTGTCTGCACTTCTTTATCAGCCGGATGTACCTGAGAAAGTAAGCAGATATGCAGTCAGAGCACAGGATCATGAGCTTGAGAAGACTTTTGATTACCAAGAACTGATCCCTAGATGCCGTAAAGCGATTGAAAACAAGGAGCCGATTGAAGTATCGACTGCCATCCGAAACATCAACCGTGTAACGGGTACGATGCTTGGGAGTGAAATAACCAAGCGTTACGGGTCTGAAGGTCTTCCGGAAGATACAATCCGTCTGAAGTTTACGGGTTCTGCAGGTCAGAGTTTCGGTGCCTATATCCCGAAAGGTTTGACTCTTCGTCTTGTCGGGGATGCAAATGATTTCGTAGGAAAAGGATTGTCCGGCGGTAAGATCATCGTCCATCCTGATCCGACATCAACATTTGTCCCGGAACGCAATACAATCATCGGAAACGTATCATTCTACGGTGCTTCAGCTGGTGAAGCATACATCTACGGAATTGCCGGTGAACGCTTCTGTGTAAGAAACAGCGGTGCGAATGTAGTCGTAGAAGGCGTCGGCGACCATGGGTGCGAATACATGACAGGCGGAAAGGTTGTCATCCTGGGACGTACAGGGCGGAATTTTGCGGCAGGAATGTCCGGCGGGACCGCTTATGTGCTGGATGAGGACGGATCGTTCAATTCCCGCTGTAATAAGGAGCTTGTCCTCCTGCAGCCATTATTCGACCCGGAAGAAACGAAGGAAGTATATGACCTTATACAAAACTACGTTAACTATACAAACAGTGCGAATGGTAAAAAAATATTGGCTAATTGGGATGCGTATGTGTCCAAATTTGTACGAGTGATTCCTAAATCCTACCTGAAAATGAAAGAGAGAATTTCAGAGCTTGAAAGCAGTGGATTAGAGAAATACGAAGCTGAGATGACAGCCTTCGAAGAAAGTACAAAAATTTTAGAGCCAGTTAAATAA